The genomic segment AGGCTTAAGCTTTTACGTTCAAAAAGAAAACTTATTGCACCAGCCCataacaggagaaaatgttctgtgtcaacggggttcGTGAGAGAAGCTGCGCGAATCGTAAAAATCTCGGGCAGTTTTTTATCTCATTCTGCACGATTCGCTCTTGCCTCCGTGGTTGTTTTGGTCGCGGTTTTGTTTCGGTAAAAAACTCTTTCCTCGTTCCTGATCACTGTAAAAAGGGGGTCacacatctttttttttcacatttctgttctgttccatGCCCTAGAACGACAAACTGCACTCTGGCCGTGGTTCCCGTTGGAATGGTAAGCCAGGAAAGTGCAAGCCGCTTGCAGAACCGCATATGCCCAATTTGCCTCCGTGGCCGCGTAGCAGTTGTGTGTATTTTCGTTAGTTAgtttcatgttttgtgttgtgctgaAATTAAGATAGTAGTTAAACAATTCATGCCCCACTGGGTATGTGTTGAGTCATTCCATTGCGTGTCTCCCTGCACCAAAGCAGGCCCCTGTCTGTGATCTGCCAATCATGTCGTCGTTGAACCGGCCGGTTTACACGCTCGCTGCCATCCGGCAGGAGCTCGTGGACAACACTCTGCAAGCCAAAGCCATCATACAGGTGAGCtcggagggaggaagagaagagtcCAACGATCTGTTTATGCCCCCGCTTCTGTCCCTGTTTCTAGGACACGTTAGCGTTCCGCGGTTCGCTGGAGGAGCTGAATGTGCTGAATGAGGCAGGACGGGAGAAGCTGGCCAACCTGCGCAAGGGCATCGAGCGGCTGGACATAATGGCACGGGATCTCGGCGATGAAGCGCTATACAATGAGGTGGAGGGCCAGCGGAAGCAGTTTCACGAGTGAGTTGAttctctcgctttccttcCTGTGCCCTTTATTAAGTTGCCTTACTTGACTcttcacccaccaccacacgcagCACGCTGCAGCAGTTCCGGAAAGCAAACATCAGCACGatgctcgagatcgagaaggCGAACAAGGAGGAGCTGTTCCAGCTGAGTCCGAACGGAAGCGAGGTGCGGCAGCGGGCGGGCAAGGGCACCCGCACCTCGATGCTGAACCGCTCCGCCACCCAGCTGATGCAGCACGAGAACGTCACCGAGCGGATGCTGTCGAtcacgcagcagctgcacgaAACCACGCAACGGTCAGCAGCCAATCTGGAAACGCTGATTCACACCAGTGCCGTGGTGGAAGCGACCCGCGACGAGCTGCACAACACGGCCGGCTCGATCCGACAGTCCCGGAGCCTGCTAGAGAAGTACAGCCGAAGGGAGCTATCCGATGTCGTGCTCACCCTCTTCGGGGCGCTGCTCTTTTTCTCCTGCGTGCTGTACGTGCTCTGGCGTCGACTGTTTTgaccgcaccgcagcacccACATATTTGTGCAATCATCCTCCTGTGCCCTATTCGCCCTCGGCGCAGTTGGCGCATTCGTTGTTAAGCTCGAAGCTAAAGTATAAATATTGTATTACAAATTGAGAAGCGCTTGCGCTGGTACGGTATTTCGCATACCGCATAGATATATCACAGgaccccgccccctcccccccccccctaccgcATCGTTGGATTCGACTTGGATCGAACGTTCCACCGTTTGCCACCGAAAAATGCCATCAAAGTGCCCATGATGTAGGAAGGAACCAACTACACTCAACCGATTGTGAAAGTAACGGACGTGCGACAGGCAACCGACagcatccaaccaaccaactagtCAACCAACTTACCAACCAACTAGTCAACCAGCAATCAACCAACTAGCTtgatggtatttttttttattattatttctttgCAAATGGCGTTTCCGAACTTCTCAGATCTAATCAACGACCAGCCGACGGCTGCCTTCTTTATTGCTCGCGTTAATACTGCTACACTCATTAACACGGCTCCCAAGGTTCAACGGGTTGGGCAATCCTAGCTGCCAACGCTAAACACCACTGCCACAacttgctgcagctgctgctgttactgatAACCTTCGTCGCTTCATCATCAATTCGTACTCTACGCTTCACGCTTCTACTGTAGTAGCTACACTTAAGGGCTAAGACGATTTTTGCTAACACTAACGCTGCGGCGGGTACTGTACTCAGTACGGACAAAAGGGGGCCGCCGGATACGGTGCCCGGCCAGGCATGGCGTACGGAGCCGGATTCACTACCCGGCAGATGTCCTTATAGTCGCGCCCCTTCGCCTGCCGCTTCTGCGATGATGCACTGGTGGCCCGGGTACCACCGAACCCACTGCCGGTGTGTCCActcccaccaccgccaccaccaccaccacctccaccgtaGTAACCGTAGTACTGGTTGCCACCGTAACCACCACCGGAGTAGGCGGGCTGGTACGCGGCAAAGCCAAACAGCTTGTCGAGCAGGACGGGCGAAGCATCAGTGGTGCGTGTCAGCGTGAACAGCCCGACCACGGCCATCCACACCAGTAGTGCCAGCAGTGCGCTCGGCGTGTGGTACATGGTTTGGAATTTCATCCGACTGATAGTGCTGGCTGAAGCCCGACGGGCCCTTCACAcctgcgtggcgtggcgcagcACCGTTTATGGTTGTGAATGGTGGTATGCTGCAccggtatgctgctgctgctgctacgctggTGCTTCCACGTGCTCTTCGTGGTGGTCTTCGCAATGGGATGTGTCTGCGTTGCAGTTGccgttgcttgcttgctaacgtttgctgcactgcactgggaTCACACTTTTGATCGGTTGGTGATTGTGCGTGATTGGTACGAAAGCCGGTTACTAGGGCGGcaatggtgctgctactgctgctggtgctgctgtgcgatTTTAAACGAAACCAGACTGCGACTAATTGTTGATCGGTGGTAATCAGACACGCGGTGTGTAGTCTTGGATACGCCGAGAActgtatctcactctctctctctttttctatgcCTAATCACGCGGAGCATAGACACGGCTCTGGTCGGTGGTACCGTACCGGTTGCAGGCTTTTATAGGAACCACTGGTTCGCGCGCGCTAGCACCCGCGCTCGCCGATCG from the Anopheles aquasalis chromosome X, idAnoAquaMG_Q_19, whole genome shotgun sequence genome contains:
- the LOC126578277 gene encoding uncharacterized protein LOC126578277, coding for MSSLNRPVYTLAAIRQELVDNTLQAKAIIQDTLAFRGSLEELNVLNEAGREKLANLRKGIERLDIMARDLGDEALYNEVEGQRKQFHDTLQQFRKANISTMLEIEKANKEELFQLSPNGSEVRQRAGKGTRTSMLNRSATQLMQHENVTERMLSITQQLHETTQRSAANLETLIHTSAVVEATRDELHNTAGSIRQSRSLLEKYSRRELSDVVLTLFGALLFFSCVLYVLWRRLF
- the LOC126579200 gene encoding uncharacterized protein LOC126579200, with the translated sequence MKFQTMYHTPSALLALLVWMAVVGLFTLTRTTDASPVLLDKLFGFAAYQPAYSGGGYGGNQYYGYYGGGGGGGGGGGSGHTGSGFGGTRATSASSQKRQAKGRDYKDICRVVNPAPYAMPGRAPYPAAPFCPY